A stretch of the Nematostella vectensis chromosome 1, jaNemVect1.1, whole genome shotgun sequence genome encodes the following:
- the LOC5517346 gene encoding uncharacterized protein LOC5517346 isoform X7 encodes MYSLPCRRHCTDYKISISDNCIEEINHLESLSELEVLDLSHNKLRAIPTNLNAKLGNIRKLNLANNQLSCVDGLEKLYSLVELDLRSNLLTEVSSVVLIGDLPCLENLHLEGNPLTKESSYRVRVLSGFGERARLVSLDGQPPSDREMKKVSELLSREQDFEIINIPQSDPSTSTKKAVKKGAKKKNVDRIIELEGSKNPTSGLTDSFEVDESDAEFRSRVEKIRLLGGEKWLTMLGEIQSDEASARSSCPDMEQKPSKEVTSPPDRPDANETPENHASGNQLRVESSSQENDVSSRSDSFTSVAKVSGVGTGGPSTEPPRLHFGFTCELEELIRENLERDLQITSGTYMVEVASATAGQWEERMVGVDLCKGLILEIVIASGRTCARHKLDDVSSVDILDFQGSYHIDIQDTYSKEWRRHRAVLPADHSQTKDYRQVARYRMRSIRDAAELFVLLYKFITKSWESSNCIGSSTTTTDSSSKLTDAKRERWANPLGVPDHVLDTFFEEFLHKEARQEKKREEGVTAVLSCHDGKDRVRSSRIHSIYQALHADFIHAGALKHDRLSLETESVRLAIWVGCLPYAFPEHELPVCLMMTQVNIFLFHLFHSNSPVAIKSLRISTDLHQVMKCFYSMPVRSLNQVVMGLYDQGFRLEVKSDGPQGTFTFLTRDSEKTGLFLERLYEALGESSDDENSLFHRRVSFKSKISTMPSFIFPDEKKIETLKTGLNKAVDDGSRNEDMLMYTIVRELPDISTTEDRDKGMLTRRLRSLIVMNSRIFLCDEDHVHWPLPSFVRAQPSTPQWVVSKWQDINKIIGIEVFQLQNSSEFVGMFGLSLMFDDDDVADETTEGMPQTTSSPNCWNLVFRSLDEREQLQRSLSQVWKDHFEADLNITTSTHPRILTLHSDNQSTDLLGFHDSCSSVKSVTPVGTPVESTFKKTHRRVGSDTLPIFRSAELECFESLVALDRKSLDNFFRKHILHKTSGEQDTLLHVLWTGCIPYKFPSFEIQSCVLLSNVKVYILVDFEHKGLLSNRSCIKLRGAESNQSKAIYFKSVSIKDLKQVCVGLFDQTVRLEGGSPDDTFTLVTRDFNLTSAFLECLHTVLASEQNPSSAKKVDSSPKSIYDSHAVEADRGADILNGVKFVYPCDDTLEILKDSIAKFSQESDFCTALQDVTILVYLLVFHVVKDDAEEPKTLVIMDRSLCLCVEDHVHYPLTLFATGLPENPQHRVWDVRDVENLSRVEFTDFNSCSFTLVFSDTTPKFQDEHEDFDSASMGELCVITHFMAENPGETTWKIIAPTYEEKEKALNLICKLWGDIRGGVLPVVKAVTLRL; translated from the exons ATGTACAGCCTACCGTGTAGACGGCACTGTACAGACTATAAAATCTCAATTTCAGACAACTGCATTGAGGAGATAAATCATCTGGAG AGTTTGTCTGAGCTGGAAGTCCTGGACCTCTCTCACAACAAGCTGCGAGCAATCCCAACTAATCTAAACGCTAAATTGGGAAACATTCGAAAACTGAATCTGGCCAACAACCAGCTCAGTTGCGTGGATG GATTAGAGAAACTCTACTCTTTGGTGGAATTGGATCTTCGCAGTAACTTGTTGACAGAG GTCAGCAGCGTTGTTCTTATTGGCGATTTACCCTGTCTAGAGAACCTACATCTGGAGGGAAATCCGCTGACCAAGGAGAGTAGTTATCGCGTGCGCGTACTGTCCGGATTTGGGGAACGAGCACGGCTG GTGTCGCTCGATGGCCAGCCTCCGTCAGACCGAGAGATGAAGAAGGTGTCCGAGCTGCTGAGCAGAGAGCAGGATTTTGAGATCATCAACATACCTCAGTCTGACCCGTCTACGAGCACCAAGAAGGCAGTTAAGAAGGGCGCAAAGAAG aaGAATGTTGATCGGATCATCGAGCTGGAAGGATCAAAGAATCCGACCTCCGGGTTAACAG ATTCGTTTGAAGTGGACGAAAGTGATGCAGAGTTCCGTTCACGAGTGGAAAAGATTCGTCTGCTTGGAGGAGAAAAGTGGCTGACGATGCTCGGCGAGATACAATCCGATGAG GCATCGGCAAGGTCCAGCTGCCCAGACATGGAGCAAAAGCCCTCCAAGGAAGTGACATCGCCACCTGACCGGCCTGACGCCAATGAAACCCCAGAAAATCATGCCAGTGGCAACCAGCTTCGTGTTGAATCCAGCAGCCAGGAAAACGACGTCTCATCACGCAGCGACTCCTTCACCAGCGTTGCCAAG GTATCCGGTGTCGGGACCGGGGGGCCTAGTACCGAGCCACCCAGACTGCATTTCGGGTTCACGTGTGAATTGGAGGAGCTTATCCGCGAGAATTTAGAGCGCGACCTGCAAAT CACATCCGGCACTTACATGGTGGAGGTGGCCAGTGCAACCGCTGGGCAGTGGGAGGAACGAATGGTGGGCGTGGACCTGTGTAAGGGCTTGATCCTCGAGATTGTTATTGCGTCTGGCAGGACTTGCGCCAGACATAAGCTAG ACGACGTAAGCAGTGTGGATATATTGGACTTCCAGGGCTCTTACCACATTGACATCCAGGACACATACTCCAAGGAGTGGCGGCGTCATCGCGCAGTACTGCCAGCGGATCACAGTCAGACAAAGGACTACCGACAGGTCGCTCGTTACCGCATGCGCTCCATTCGGGATGCCGCTGAACTATTTGTATTGTTGTATAAGTTTATTACCAAGAGCTGGGAGAG cTCTAATTGCATTGGGTCTAGTACCACCACTACCGACTCCTCAAGTAAACTTACTGATGCAAAACGCGAACGATGGGCCAATCCACTCGGTGTTCCCGATCACGTGCTAGACACATTCTTTGAAGAGTTCCTTCACAAAGAAGCTCggcaagaaaaaaagagagaagagGGTGTAACCGCTGTCCTAAGTTGCCATGACGGCAAAGATCGCGTGCGCAGTTCAAGGATCCACAGCATTTACCAGGCGTTACATGCTGATTTTATCCACGCAGGAGCACTCAAACACGACAG ATTGAGCTTAGAGACAGAGAGCGTTCGACTAGCGATCTGGGTTGGCTGCCTCCCGTACGCCTTCCCAGAACATGAGCTTCCCGTCTGTCTAATGATGACTCAAGTAAACATCTTTCTCTTCCACCTTTTTCACTCCAATTCTCCCGTCGCCATCAAGTCCCTCCGCATCTCCACTGACCTGCACCAAGTGATGAAGTGCTTCTACAGCATGCCTGTGCGTTCTCTTAACCAAGTGGTGATGGGATTATACGATCAAGGTTTCAGACTAGAAGTCAAGTCAGACGGGCCGCAAGGAACTTTCACATTTCTTACTCGGGATTCGGAGAAAACTGGACTTTTCCTCGAAAGACTTTATGAGGCGTTAGGGGAGTCGAGTGATGACGAGAACTCGTTGTTTCACCGAAGAGTTAGCTTCAAGTCCAAGATTTCGACAATGCCCTCCTTTATTTTCCCCGATGAGAAGAAAATTGAGACACTTAAAACCGGGCTGAATAAAGCTGTCGATGATGGCTCGAGAAATGAAGACATGCTAATGTACACCATTGTCCGAGAGCTGCCCGACATTAGCACGACTGAAGACCGAGACAAAGGGATGCTCACGAGAAGGCTCCGTAGTTTAATCGTGATGAATTCGAGGATCTTCTTGTGTGACGAAGATCACGTGCACTGGCCTCTCCCAAGTTTCGTGCGTGCCCAGCCTTCCACGCCACAATGGGTTGTTTCCAAATGGCAAGATATTAATAAGATCATTGGCATTGAAGTATTCCAGTTGCAGAACTCTAGTGAGTTCGTGGGAATGTTTGGTCTGTCGCTGATGttcgatgatgatgatgttgctgATGAGACGACAGAAGGTATGCCCCAAACAACATCTTCGCCAAACTGCTGGAACCTCGTCTTTAGATCTTTGGACGAGAGAGAACAGCTGCAACGGTCTTTGTCTCAAGTGTGGAAAGACCATTTCGAGGCTGACCTCAATATCACCACAAGTACCCATCCACGAATCCTGACATTGCACTCAGACAACCAAAGCACTGACCTGTTAGGCTTCCACGACTCTTGTTCTTCGGTGAAGTCGGTCACGCCAGTTGGCACGCCTGTCGAGAGCACCTTTAAAAAGACGCATCGCAGGGTCGGCTCAGATACTTTACCGATATTCAGGTCTGCGGAATTGGAATGTTTCGAGTCACTTGTGGCACTTGATCGGAAATCTTTGGATAACTTTTTCCGGAAGCACATTTTGCACAAGACTTCCGGTGAGCAGGACACGTTGTTGCACGTTCTTTGGACGGGATGTATCCCCTATAAATTCCCCTCCTTTGAGATTCAGAGCTGCGTGTTGTTGAGTAACGTAAAGGTGTACATTCTCGTCGACTTTGAACACAAGGGTCTCTTGAGCAACAGGAGTTGTATTAAATTGCGAGGTGCGGAAAGCAACCAGAGTAAGGCAATCTACTTTAAAAGTGTCTCGATCAAGGACTTAAAGCAGGTTTGCGTTGGACTTTTTGATCAGACGGTTCGTCTTGAAGGGGGATCTCCAGACGACACCTTCACCCTAGTTACCAGAGATTTCAACCTCACAAGTGCGTTCCTGGAGTGTCTGCACACTGTTCTGGCATCGGAGCAAAATCCCTCTTCAGCAAAGAAGGTGGACTCCTCGCCAAAGAGTATCTATGACTCCCACGCCGTGGAGGCGGACCGGGGTGCTGATATCCTAAATGGAGTTAAGTTTGTATATCCTTGTGATGACACTCTGGAAATCCTCAAAGACTCTATCGCCAAGTTCAGCCAAGAATCGGACTTCTGTACCGCATTACAAGACGTAACCATCCTCGTGTATCTATTAGTGTTTCACGTTGTAAAGGACGACGCGGAGGAGCCCAAGACTCTAGTGATAATGGATCGTTCATTGTGCCTTTGTGTTGAGGACCACGTCCACTACCCACTGACTCTCTTCGCGACGGGTCTCCCAGAGAACCCTCAACACCGTGTGTGGGACGTCCGAGACGTAGAGAACCTTTCCCGCGTCGAGTTTACTGACTTTAACTCCTGTAGCTTTACGCTGGTGTTTTCAGACACAACGCCGAAGTTCCAGGATGAGCATGAGGATTTTGACTCGGCGAGTATGGGGGAGCTTTGTGTAATCACGCATTTTATGGCCGAGAACCCTGGTGAGACTACGTGGAAGATTATTGCTCCAACGTATGAGGAAAAGGAGAAGGCCTTGAACTTGATTTGCAAGCTATGGGGTGACATCCGTGGCGGGGTATTGCCAGTTGTGAAGGCCGTGACTTTAAGGCTATAG